A section of the Nerophis ophidion isolate RoL-2023_Sa linkage group LG16, RoL_Noph_v1.0, whole genome shotgun sequence genome encodes:
- the LOC133535688 gene encoding metabotropic glutamate receptor 3-like, translating to MRQNRTEMLCVMQVLDDKIKAVVESEHRYPAEVQTTTMCISVSLSGSVVLGCLFAPKIHIILFQPQKNVSTLRVTTNRFSATVSASASASASASASAPSSSYSKGSASNYVPAVCNGREVLDSTTSSL from the exons ATGAGACAAAACAGGACTGAAATGTTGTGTGTCATGCAAGTGCTtgatgacaaaataaaagcagttGTTGAATCAGAACACCGGTATCCAGCTGAA GTGCAGACCACCACCATGTGCATCTCGGTCAGTCTGAGCGGCTCTGTGGTTCTGGGCTGCCTCTTCGCTCCTAAGATCCACATCATCCTGTTCCAGCCTCAGAAGAACGTGTCCACGCTGCGGGTCACAACCAACCGCTTCAGTGCCACCGTGTCGGCCTCCGCCTCCGCCTCTGCCTCCGCCTCCGCCTCCGCCCCCAGCTCCAGTTACTCCAAAG GGTCGGCTTCAAACTACGTGCCAGCGGTTTGTAACGGCCGTGAGGTGCTGGACTCCACAACTTCCTCTTTGTGA
- the LOC133535689 gene encoding protein FAM3A-like isoform X2 produces MKHKATYAAVLVVLVLTWNVSKNVRQGARQLLGVRSVEQIKVKVQPETSSPKCGLSRFCPSQHFAVYVRSGAADVVGPKICFDGQIIMSHVLNNVGPGLNIVVINAAVQARHLLVFISISLKNWRVKRTARGLYRALDQVLCGPRDEFAKYEN; encoded by the exons ATgaagcacaaag CTACCTACGCCGCTGTCCTCGTGGTCCTCGTGCTGACGTGGAACGTGTCCAAGAACGTCCGGCAAGGAGCGAGACAACTTCTGG GAGTGAGAAGTGTGGagcaaattaaagttaaagtgcagCCAG AAACTTCTTCGCCAAAGTGCGGCCTGTCCAGATTTTGCCCTTCTCAGCACTTTGCCGTTTATGTGCGCAGCGGAGCCGCCGACGTAGTCGGCCCAAAGATCTGCTTTGATGGTCAGAT CATCATGAGTCACGTGCTCAACAACGTGGGACCCGGCCTCAACATCGTAGTCATCAATG CTGCAGTACAAGCAAGACATCTGTTGGTTTTCATCTCCATCTCACTCAAAAACTGgcgtgtcaaacgtacggcccgagggctgtATCGGGCCCTCGATCAGGTTTTGtgcggcccacgggatgagtttgctaagtatgaaaattaa
- the LOC133535689 gene encoding protein FAM3A-like isoform X1 encodes MKHKAATYAAVLVVLVLTWNVSKNVRQGARQLLGVRSVEQIKVKVQPETSSPKCGLSRFCPSQHFAVYVRSGAADVVGPKICFDGQIIMSHVLNNVGPGLNIVVINAAVQARHLLVFISISLKNWRVKRTARGLYRALDQVLCGPRDEFAKYEN; translated from the exons ATgaagcacaaag CAGCTACCTACGCCGCTGTCCTCGTGGTCCTCGTGCTGACGTGGAACGTGTCCAAGAACGTCCGGCAAGGAGCGAGACAACTTCTGG GAGTGAGAAGTGTGGagcaaattaaagttaaagtgcagCCAG AAACTTCTTCGCCAAAGTGCGGCCTGTCCAGATTTTGCCCTTCTCAGCACTTTGCCGTTTATGTGCGCAGCGGAGCCGCCGACGTAGTCGGCCCAAAGATCTGCTTTGATGGTCAGAT CATCATGAGTCACGTGCTCAACAACGTGGGACCCGGCCTCAACATCGTAGTCATCAATG CTGCAGTACAAGCAAGACATCTGTTGGTTTTCATCTCCATCTCACTCAAAAACTGgcgtgtcaaacgtacggcccgagggctgtATCGGGCCCTCGATCAGGTTTTGtgcggcccacgggatgagtttgctaagtatgaaaattaa